One window from the genome of Gambusia affinis linkage group LG14, SWU_Gaff_1.0, whole genome shotgun sequence encodes:
- the trib1 gene encoding tribbles homolog 1, which yields MVNRPFRMNLQCSSQVATCIRRVAHKRLDSDDQPPAKCARLSADSGDPQGLLGTSPSSPVSPAANPVPATHQGPSRIGAFLLLPLADRESLHGAMNTDTGDELLCKVFDMGVYQEKIRAYSVLPPHRNVAGITDIILGERKAYVFLDKDFGDMHTLVKSCRRLDEEQARRLFRQVVLAVAHCHQAGIVLGDLKLRKFVFADEKRTHVRLESLEDCRILEDPNKDSMSDTHGCPAYVSPEILSGSTPYSGRMADMWSLGVMLYTMLVGRYPFHDPDPATLFSKIRRGQCFLPEGLSPKAKCLLQSLLRKEPSERLTAAELLAHPWFHLPLSPQDVASGEQEVSSAEQTVPSFEVEENDDLFC from the exons ATGGTGAATCGGCCCTTCAGGATGAACTTGCAGTGCAGCAGCCAGGTGGCTACCTGCATCCGCAGAGTCGCCCACAAGCGCCTGGACTCGGACGACCAGCCGCCGGCTAAATGCGCGAGGCTGAGCGCCGATTCGGGGGACCCGCAGGGACTCCTCGGCACGTCCCCCAGCTCCCCGGTCAGCCCCGCAGCCAACCCGGTCCCCGCCACCCACCAGGGACCGTCCAGGATAGGAGCGTTCCTGCTGCTGCCCCTGGCGGACCGGGAGAGCCTCCACGGCGCGATGAATACAGACACCGGCGATGAGCTGCTGTGCAAG GTGTTCGATATGGGGGTGTACCAGGAGAAGATCAGAGCCTACAGCGTTCTGCCGCCTCACAGGAATGTGGCTGGCATCACGGACATCATCCTGGGGGAGCGCAAGGCCTACGTCTTCCTGGACAAGGACTTTGGGGACATGCACACCCTTGTGAAGAGCTGCAGGCGACTGGACGAGGAGCAGGCCCGCAGACTGTTCCGGCAGGTGGTCCTGGCCGTGGCGCACTGCCACCAGGCGGGTATCGTGCTGGGCGACCTCAAGCTGCGCAAGTTTGTCTTTGCGGATGAGAAAAG GACACACGTGAGACTAGAGAGCCTTGAGGACTGCCGCATCCTTGAGGATCCCAACAAAGACTCTATGTCAGACACCCACGGGTGCCCTGCCTACGTCAGTCCTGAGATCCTCAGCGGCTCAACACCGTACTCCGGCAGGATGGCTGACATGTGGAGCCTGGGGGTCATGCTGTACACCATGCTGGTGGGTCGCTATCCCTTCCATGACCCGGACCCGGCCACTCTGTTTTCCAAAATTCGCAGGGGCCAGTGCTTCTTGCCAGAAGGCTTGTCGCCGAAGGCCAAGTGTTTGCTCCAGAGCCTGCTGAGGAAAGAGCCTTCAGAGAGACTAACGGCAGCCGAGCTGCTTGCTCACCCATGGTTCCACCTGCCGCTGTCGCCCCAGGATGTAGCATCGGGTGAGCAGGAGGTGAGCTCGGCGGAACAGACAGTGCCGTCCTTTGAAGTGGAGGAGAACGACGATCTGTTCTGTTGA